In the genome of Triticum urartu cultivar G1812 chromosome 5, Tu2.1, whole genome shotgun sequence, one region contains:
- the LOC125506581 gene encoding protein LURP-one-related 8-like codes for MNKIKVHPNVAAASLALPAAEKGEAVSLTVWRRSLLFNGKGFTVFDTNGNLVFRVETHSRGSPREVVLMDAHGVAILTVRRKKLSLAEEWLVYDGDGDEPAPRRFTARRNRNLLRTKSLARLSPPRSLDGTGDAPGCRYDVEGSYAGRSLDMFACTSCASGGNQRQRVATVSRKEAAVGPDVFRLMVEPDLEPALAMAVVILLDQMNAS; via the exons ATGAACAAGATCAAGGTGCACCCCAACGTCGCTGCTGCTTCTCTGGCACTACCAGCGGCGGAGAAGGGAGAGGCCGTGTCGCTGACCGTGTGGCGCCGGTCGCTGCTGTTCAACGGCAAGGGGTTCACCGTGTTTGACACCAACGGCAACCTCGTGTTCCGCGTCGAGACGCACTCCCGCGGCTCGCCCCGCGAGGTCGTCCTCATGGACGCCCACGGCGTCGCCATCCTCACCGTCCGTCGCAAG AAGCTGAGTCTGGCGGAGGAGTGGCTCGTCtacgacggcgacggcgacgagccGGCGCCCAGGCGGTTCACGGCGCGGCGGAACAGGAATCTGCTCCGGACCAAGTCCCTCGCTCGCCTGTCGCCGCCGCGATCGTTGGACGGCACTGGGGATGCGCCTGGCTGCCGGTACGATGTGGAGGGCTCGTACGCCGGCCGCAGCCTCGACATGTTCGCCTGCACTTCCTGCGCCTCGGGCGGCAACCAGCGGCAGCGCGTGGCGACGGTGTCCCGGAAGGAGGCCGCCGTCGGCCCGGACGTGTTCCGGCTGATGGtggagccggacttggagccggCGCTGGCCATGGCCGTGGTCATACTCCTGGATCAGATGAACGCGTCCTAA